A genomic window from Brevibacillus agri includes:
- a CDS encoding fumarylacetoacetate hydrolase family protein: MEQIRNIYCVGRNYRLHAAELGNDVPKKPMIFAKPTHALAVTNGQEIELPGTRGELHYEAELVVHLARPYEPGCTLAELVDKIALGIDFTLRDVQSELKSAGHPWLLAKGFPHSAILTPFHPFPGLAAMQQTDFSLLKNGEQVQRGNIRDVIFNLETIIAYVAEHFGLGQGDVIYTGTPAGVGPVADGDVLTLKWGDEEWGQFTAKLK, from the coding sequence ATGGAACAGATCCGCAATATTTACTGTGTGGGCCGCAATTACCGGCTGCATGCGGCCGAACTGGGGAACGACGTACCGAAAAAACCGATGATTTTTGCCAAGCCGACACACGCTCTGGCTGTGACGAACGGACAGGAGATCGAGCTGCCTGGGACGCGCGGAGAGCTTCATTATGAAGCGGAGCTGGTCGTGCATCTGGCACGGCCGTATGAACCGGGCTGCACGCTTGCCGAGCTGGTCGACAAGATCGCCCTTGGCATTGATTTTACTTTGCGCGATGTGCAGAGCGAGCTGAAGAGTGCAGGCCATCCGTGGCTGCTTGCCAAAGGCTTCCCTCATTCCGCGATCTTGACGCCGTTTCACCCGTTTCCAGGGCTTGCGGCGATGCAGCAGACAGACTTTTCCCTGCTCAAAAACGGCGAGCAGGTGCAGCGGGGAAATATTCGCGATGTGATTTTTAATCTGGAGACGATCATTGCTTACGTCGCGGAGCATTTTGGCTTGGGTCAGGGCGATGTGATTTACACGGGGACTCCTGCGGGTGTCGGACCGGTCGCCGATGGCGATGTGCTGACCCTCAAATGGGGCGACGAAGAGTGGGGCCAGTTTACGGCCAAACTGAAATAA
- a CDS encoding VanW family protein has protein sequence MNKFRFIGISVMTTAFLFSACTAVLPTPASALGTAELSPAEQREAFLDKMDIKDKEVLGFYHTTMEGSSDARKHNIKKALKKINQEKIKPQAVFSFNEEVGNSNIEEDGWEKAGTILNGQLVDDFGGGICQVSSTLYNATAEAGMTIVERHNHSKSVGYVPAGQDATVAYGVLDFQFQNPYDFPVKIKAKAYNENDVVIAIVRAS, from the coding sequence ATGAACAAATTCCGGTTCATAGGCATCAGTGTGATGACAACAGCCTTCCTGTTTTCAGCGTGTACGGCAGTCCTTCCCACACCTGCATCTGCCCTGGGCACAGCAGAGCTTTCCCCTGCAGAGCAGCGCGAAGCTTTTTTGGACAAAATGGACATCAAAGACAAAGAAGTCCTCGGCTTTTACCATACGACGATGGAAGGCAGCTCTGACGCGCGCAAGCACAATATCAAGAAGGCGCTGAAAAAGATCAACCAGGAAAAAATCAAGCCGCAAGCTGTTTTTTCTTTTAATGAAGAAGTAGGCAATTCCAACATAGAGGAAGACGGCTGGGAAAAGGCAGGGACGATCTTGAACGGGCAGCTTGTCGACGACTTCGGCGGCGGGATTTGCCAAGTATCCAGCACGCTGTACAATGCGACAGCGGAAGCCGGGATGACGATCGTGGAGCGGCACAATCACAGCAAGTCGGTGGGCTACGTGCCGGCAGGCCAGGACGCAACGGTAGCTTACGGCGTCCTCGATTTTCAGTTCCAGAACCCGTACGACTTTCCTGTCAAAATAAAAGCGAAAGCGTACAACGAAAACGATGTAGTCATCGCCATCGTCCGCGCATCATGA